Genomic window (Streptomyces liliiviolaceus):
CAGGGCACCGGTCGACGGCACCGGCCTGGAGGCCCGGCTGTCCCACGAGCTCAGGACGACGGGCACAGCCGCGCTGGTCGGCACGCTGGCGCCCACGCGCCTCGGCGTCCTGCTGGCCCTGCGCCCCTCCCAGCCGTGGCGGTCCACCGTCGAAAAACTGGGCCGCAGCGCGCTGGAGGTGGACCCGTGTGCCGTCGTGAGCATCGGCTCCGAGGTCATGGACCTGGCCCACACCGCCCGTTCGTTCCGTGAGGCGTCCCGCGTCGCGGAGGCCACCCGTCCGGGCCGGCCCCTCCCGGCGGGCAGGTCGTACAGCGAGCTGTCCGACATCGGACTGCGCCGCCTGCTGTACGCGCTGCGCGAGGACACCCGTATCCAGGAGTACGCCGAACGGCAGCTCGGCCGGCTCGTCGACCACGACGTCCGGCACGGCACCGAACTCCTGAGCACCCTGCGGCACTATCTGGACGCCGCGGGCAGCAAGACCGGTGCCGCCCGGCTCGGCGGACTGTCCCGGGAGACCGTCTACCAGCGTCTGCGCACCATCGAGCGCCTGCTGGACTGCGATCTCGAATCCGGTGAGCGGCGTACCGGACTGCATGTGGCTCTCACGGCGCTGGACGTCCTGCGGGACGGCGGAGCGGCGACCTGAGACACCGGGACACCGGGTTGTCGCTCCGCCGTCCCGCGTGGCCGGGTTCTACCGGTGGCCGTGGCCGCGCAGGCGTGCGCGCAGCAGGTTGGGGTCGGTGGCCGTGGCGTAGGCGGCGCTGAGCACGTAGACCTCCTTGCCGCGCAGCGCCACGGAGCTGGGGTTCTGTAGTCCGTCGGCGGTGTCCAGGACGGTGGTCCGGGTGCCGTCGGACCTGATGAGCACGACCCGGTTGGTGGTGTTGAGCGTGGCCAGGACGTCTTCGCCGTGTCCGGTGAAGGCGAAGTCGTCGATTCCGGCCAGGTCCGGGTCCGACGCCCTGACCTGCGGGGTGCCCGCGCGGTTCCCCGGGCGGATCGGGATGCGCAGGAGGGTGCCCCGGTCGAGGTTGGTCACCCAGAGCGCGCCGTCGCGCACCTTCGCCCCGTTGACTCCGAGGAAGCCGGCCGGGGCGAGTTCGGGTGCGGTGGACCATGCGGTGGGGGTGCCGCCGGTGACGGGGACGGTCCACACCGTGCCGAGCACCGAGTCGGTGATGTAGAGGTGCTTGCCGTGTTCGTCCAGGGCCAGTCCGTTGGGCAGACCGTCCGCGGGCAGGGCGGCTATACGCTGCGGGGCCTTCCCGGGACGCAGCCGCCACAGGCCCGTCAGGTCGGCGGTTCCGGTCGCGTACAGCACGTACAGGGTGCCGTCCGGGGTGCGGGCGATCCCGGTGGCCAGCGGGAAACCGAGGGCGGGGGTGTCGGCTCCGCCGTCCGCGGGCGCGGGCAGGGTCGCCAGGACGCGGGTAGCGCCCTGCGGGCCGACCTCGGCCACCTGACGGCTCGCGGCGAAGGTGACGGCCGCGGTGCCGTCGGGCAACAGGGCGATGTTCTCCGGAAGTTGACCGGCGGACACGTCGAAGTGGGTGGCGATCCGTACGTCGGTCAGCGGGTCGCGGGTGGGACGGGTGGAGGTGGCCTCGGCCGGCAGGGCCGAGGCGAGGGTGGCCGCGACCACCGCGACGGCGGCCATGAGTGTCTTGACACGTCGGTGCGACATGCGGTGCGACGCGCGGTCCGACATATGGTCTTGCATGCGGTTTGACATGGTTCCTTCTCTGGTTTCGGGCATGCGGCGGCCGCGGTGCGGCGCCGTGGTCGAGGGGCGCCCCGGTGAGGGGGCGTGAGGGGCCGACCGCCCCACGAGGGGCGCGGGTCAGACCGTGCGGGTCAAAGAGTCAAGGGATCAGCTGATCGGCGGGTCAGACCGTGCGGGACTCGGCGCCGTGGTGCGGCCGGTCCGCCTCCCGGGGCGCGGTGGCATGGGCCAGCAGCGCCAGGGCCGCCGCGGACGGGGAGTCGGGGTCGGCGGTGGCCACCACCAGGGACGGGCCGTCCCCCTGCGGGCTCTGCAGTGTCTGCTGGGTGACGGTCAGGGTCCCGACCAGCGGATGGCGCATCTCGTAGTCGGCGACATCGCACGCGAGCACCCGATGGTCGGCCCACAGCGTGGCGAACTCCCGGCTGCGCATGGTCAGTTCGCCGATCAGCGCGGCCAGCAGCGGGTCGTCCGGGTGCCGGCCGGCCGTCAGTCGCAGATTGCCCACGACGGCTCTGGCCTTGGCGGGCCAGTCGACGTACAGGTCGCGGGTGTGGGCGTCCAGGAACACCAGCCTGGCCATGTTCGGCCGTCGCCCCGGACCACCCGCGCCGCCCGCGCTGCCCGTGCCGGCGGGATCGTCCGGGCTGTCCGGATCGAGATGGCCCGCGAACAGACCGTGCCCCGGACGGTTCCAGGCCAGGACGTCGCTGCGGCGGCCGATCACGACGGCGGGGGTGCCGTCGACGGCCGCCAGCAGGGCTCGGGTGGCGGGAGTGAGGCGTTCGGGACGCGGCCGTGCGCCGGGCCCGCGCCGCCTCGGGGCACTGGCCAGCGTGTGCAGATGGGCCCGCTCGGAGTCGTCCAGTCGCAGCGCGCTCGCCACCGCGTCGAGCACCTCGCGCGAGGCGTTGCGCGACAGGCCCTGTTCCAGGCGGGTGTAGTAGGGCGCGCTGATGCCGGCGAGCATCGCCAGTTCCTCCCGGCGCAGCCCCGGCACGCGGCGCCGCTCACCGTAGGTCCGCAACCCCACGTCCTCGGGCCGCAGTTGACTCCGGCGTGCCTGGAGGAACTCGGCGAGGTGCCCGTCGTGCTTGTTCATGACACCGAGTATGCGGACGGCCGCCGGTCGGTGCCTCACCCCGCCGGGGTAGGGATCGGCGGGGTCTGCCCACGACCCCGTGGGTCCGCCTGCGAGCCCGAGGAACCGCCTACAAGCCCGCGAGCACCCGGTCCGGGGTCAGGGGCAGTTCGCGGTGGCGGACGCCCGTGGCGTGGTGGACGGCGTTGCCGATGGCGGCGGCCGTGCCGACGATGCCGATCTCACCGATGCCCTTGCTGCCCATCGGGTTGAGATGCGGGTCGTCCTCGT
Coding sequences:
- a CDS encoding helix-turn-helix domain-containing protein; protein product: MNKHDGHLAEFLQARRSQLRPEDVGLRTYGERRRVPGLRREELAMLAGISAPYYTRLEQGLSRNASREVLDAVASALRLDDSERAHLHTLASAPRRRGPGARPRPERLTPATRALLAAVDGTPAVVIGRRSDVLAWNRPGHGLFAGHLDPDSPDDPAGTGSAGGAGGPGRRPNMARLVFLDAHTRDLYVDWPAKARAVVGNLRLTAGRHPDDPLLAALIGELTMRSREFATLWADHRVLACDVADYEMRHPLVGTLTVTQQTLQSPQGDGPSLVVATADPDSPSAAALALLAHATAPREADRPHHGAESRTV
- a CDS encoding SMP-30/gluconolactonase/LRE family protein; protein product: MSHRRVKTLMAAVAVVAATLASALPAEATSTRPTRDPLTDVRIATHFDVSAGQLPENIALLPDGTAAVTFAASRQVAEVGPQGATRVLATLPAPADGGADTPALGFPLATGIARTPDGTLYVLYATGTADLTGLWRLRPGKAPQRIAALPADGLPNGLALDEHGKHLYITDSVLGTVWTVPVTGGTPTAWSTAPELAPAGFLGVNGAKVRDGALWVTNLDRGTLLRIPIRPGNRAGTPQVRASDPDLAGIDDFAFTGHGEDVLATLNTTNRVVLIRSDGTRTTVLDTADGLQNPSSVALRGKEVYVLSAAYATATDPNLLRARLRGHGHR